The DNA region TGGCTGGTTGCATCCATTAATTGGGCAACCCCTGTCACGCCTTCTTCCTCAATCGGCACCGGGTTATTCCAGGGCTCACCCAGATAGTCGGTATTGGGGTCGAGGTCCGCCTCGGGAAACAACAGTTTCGCAACTTCTTCTGTGCCCTCCAGGAACTGGCGCGCCTGGGTACCGTGCCAACGGCTCTCGGCGCGAGCCAAGCCCAGTTGATACTGACTGGCAAACTTGATCCCCAATCCTGCCACTATGGCCACGATCAACAGCACTGCGATCAAAATAACGCCTCGCTCCCGCGCAATCGGCGAGCGGCGCTTGCCATGGGCCGGGTTACTGCTCAGGAAAGACGAATAGACGCACACTGGCACCAACTCCTTTAATCTTGAGCGTAATTTCAACGGCAATCGGCAGGCCTGTTGCCCCCGCCTGGGCCGGATCAGGCCACTGTTGCAACCAGTTATCGCTGTAGCCCTGCCCCTCCAGAACACTTTTGCCATTCAGGCTCAGCAAATTCTGGTGCAGGAAACGCAGCTGCACATCTTCAACATTTTCCAGCAGGCGCTGGTGGAAGGCTTCGCGCTCCATATCAATCTGGGAGACATCGCGATTAAACTCCGGCAGGAAATCGCGCCAGAGTATCCCCTCATCAAGCCGGTACCCCACCATCTGCAAATCGCTGCGCGGTTGGTTGGAAAAGTTTACCCAGGCACGTCGCTTGAATAACATCAATAACTGTTCGGCATGCTCGCCGGGTGTTTGCAATGTCTGGGCCTGAAAAATGGTATTGCGCCCATCGGGTGGCAACACATGGCGCAAATCATTGGCGATAATCTGCCAGGTGCGGTCCAGGCGATTGATTTCATCCAGTACCGTGTTGGTACGCTCCGCCCCGCGACTGGCACCATCCAGTGCACCGAATGCCATAATACCAATCAGCGCTGCAATTACCGTGGCAATCACGACTTCCAGCAGTGTGAAGCCCTGCTGCGCAGCGCGCGGATTAAAAGGCTTCGGGATCATTTATATACCCCATCAGGCTGGCCAGTGGCGGTGAATTTTCATCGACAATCGTCCCGCCCAGACTGACCCCCTCCGCCAGGCCCAGCAAACGCACATCAATCTCCACGCGCTTGAAGCCTTTAACGGGTAAACCATCCAATTCAATTGTTTTCATTTGCCACTGCCAGCGCAATCCCAACATCACCGTCACACCGGATTCTTTTTCCGGCAGCTGGTAGTTGCCAATCTTGTTTTGCAACTTTTGCTGCTGCAGTAATTTGATCCGTGCCATCTGGTTTTCTGCCACCCAGTAGGCATAGGTTTTATCGCGGATACTGGCGGCCCCGTCCAGTTGCGTCATGACCAGGGTTACCAACGCGGGAAGAGCAACGGCTGCAATCATCAGGGCAATCATGGTTTCAATCAGGGTAAACCCCAACGCCTTGGCAACGCTCCGCCTGCCTCTGGTTAATCTGCTGGTAGCCATTAGCGGAACATTCTCCTGCCGGATGACTCGTAGCGATCATCGCGCTTAATACCCAGGCGATCCTCTTCGGTTATCCAGTGCAATTCGCCCATGAGGTTGAGCGTAATACGCTCTATATCGTCCTCGCGCGCGCTCATGGCATCGGCTTTGAAAAGTGCAATTTCTATTTCGCCCGAGGTATCGCCACTGGGATACAAACCAAATACCGGATCCTGGAACTCCAGCTCCGGATCGTATTTCCACAGGCGTTCATCCACCATCACTTCAATGGTTACACCTTCCGGTAAGCAGGTATCGTCGGGAAACTCGGGGAGCGCATCCCAATTCCTGTCGCGCACCCGGCGCCAGTAATAGCACCATTCACTACTCGCCTCGGTGCTAACCTCGGCGAGGGGGCGCTCTTCGAGGAAAAAACCGTAGGTCTCCCCCTTGAGCACCGACTGCTCCGAGAGATATACCGTGCGCAGCATGAAATCTTCGGCAGCCTTGCGGGCTATGGTGCGCGGGTCATTGGCTCCGACGGCAATCGTCACCATACCAATGACCACACCGATCACAATCACCACCACCATGATTTCAATCAGGGTAAAACCCTGCTGTTGCAGGTGGCGCGCGCGCGACAACCGGGGTTTACTGAGTGCCATCATCCCACACAGAAAGATCGGCATTCTGGCCATCGCCGCCATTTACACCATCGGCGCCAAGGCTGTAGATGTCATATTCATGTCCCTGACCCGGGCTCATATATTGGTAATCATTGCCCCATGGATCTTTGGGCAGGGTTTCCAGGTAACCATTTGCCTTGTAGTTGCGCGGCAAGGGCGCAATCGTAGGCTTGGTCACCAGCGACTCAAGGCCCTGTTCGGTTGTCGGGTAGTTAAAATTATCGATGC from Cellvibrio japonicus Ueda107 includes:
- the gspJ gene encoding type II secretion system minor pseudopilin GspJ, whose translation is MIPKPFNPRAAQQGFTLLEVVIATVIAALIGIMAFGALDGASRGAERTNTVLDEINRLDRTWQIIANDLRHVLPPDGRNTIFQAQTLQTPGEHAEQLLMLFKRRAWVNFSNQPRSDLQMVGYRLDEGILWRDFLPEFNRDVSQIDMEREAFHQRLLENVEDVQLRFLHQNLLSLNGKSVLEGQGYSDNWLQQWPDPAQAGATGLPIAVEITLKIKGVGASVRLFVFPEQ
- the gspI gene encoding type II secretion system minor pseudopilin GspI, which encodes MATSRLTRGRRSVAKALGFTLIETMIALMIAAVALPALVTLVMTQLDGAASIRDKTYAYWVAENQMARIKLLQQQKLQNKIGNYQLPEKESGVTVMLGLRWQWQMKTIELDGLPVKGFKRVEIDVRLLGLAEGVSLGGTIVDENSPPLASLMGYINDPEAF
- a CDS encoding prepilin-type N-terminal cleavage/methylation domain-containing protein, with product MPIFLCGMMALSKPRLSRARHLQQQGFTLIEIMVVVIVIGVVIGMVTIAVGANDPRTIARKAAEDFMLRTVYLSEQSVLKGETYGFFLEERPLAEVSTEASSEWCYYWRRVRDRNWDALPEFPDDTCLPEGVTIEVMVDERLWKYDPELEFQDPVFGLYPSGDTSGEIEIALFKADAMSAREDDIERITLNLMGELHWITEEDRLGIKRDDRYESSGRRMFR
- the gspG gene encoding type II secretion system major pseudopilin GspG, which translates into the protein MNNIRAMKHRVQRGFTLIEIMVVVIIIGLLAGIVVPNVMESLDKANVQKARADFKALQTALKLYRIDNFNYPTTEQGLESLVTKPTIAPLPRNYKANGYLETLPKDPWGNDYQYMSPGQGHEYDIYSLGADGVNGGDGQNADLSVWDDGTQ